A part of Paenibacillus sp. sptzw28 genomic DNA contains:
- the panB gene encoding 3-methyl-2-oxobutanoate hydroxymethyltransferase has protein sequence MKQPLTITKLKKMKQSGEPISVLTAYDYPSAKLAEEAGIDVILVGDSLGNVVLGYDTTIPVTLNDMVYHSRAVARGAANTFIVTDLPFMTYRLGQETTLRNAARLLQEGYAHAVKLEGGAEIAGEVAACVRAGIPVMGHIGLTPQSVHQLGGYKVQGKLEQEAKKLIEDAKALEEAGAFAIVLELVTEPLAEAISSQLSIPTIGIGAGRGCDGQVLVYHDILQYASPYREKRFVKTYADIGTTVRTAIGAYVSDVKSRAFPQEEHAFPMEQEVIRQLYGGNSAEEGRNSPLESEKEAGFQ, from the coding sequence ATGAAACAACCGTTGACTATTACGAAGCTGAAGAAGATGAAGCAAAGCGGCGAGCCGATTTCGGTGCTGACCGCCTATGATTATCCATCCGCCAAGCTGGCCGAGGAAGCGGGTATCGATGTAATACTTGTCGGGGACTCGCTCGGCAATGTCGTGCTTGGTTATGATACGACGATTCCGGTGACATTGAATGACATGGTATATCACTCAAGAGCCGTTGCAAGAGGCGCGGCAAATACGTTTATTGTCACTGATCTGCCGTTTATGACATACAGGCTGGGACAAGAAACAACGCTGCGCAACGCTGCGCGGCTGCTTCAGGAAGGATATGCCCACGCCGTTAAACTGGAAGGCGGCGCTGAAATTGCGGGTGAAGTCGCGGCCTGCGTGCGGGCCGGCATTCCAGTGATGGGCCATATCGGGCTGACCCCCCAGTCCGTGCATCAGCTCGGGGGTTATAAGGTACAGGGGAAGCTGGAGCAGGAAGCCAAGAAGCTGATCGAGGACGCTAAGGCGCTCGAAGAAGCGGGGGCGTTTGCCATCGTGCTGGAGCTGGTTACTGAGCCGCTGGCCGAAGCCATTTCATCGCAGCTGTCGATTCCAACTATCGGCATCGGCGCAGGGCGCGGATGCGACGGCCAGGTGCTGGTCTATCATGATATATTGCAGTATGCTTCGCCTTATCGCGAGAAACGGTTTGTGAAAACTTACGCAGATATCGGCACTACTGTAAGAACGGCCATCGGCGCTTATGTATCGGACGTCAAGTCACGGGCGTTTCCGCAGGAGGAGCATGCTTTTCCGATGGAGCAGGAAGTAATAAGGCAGCTGTACGGCGGCAATTCTGCAGAGGAAGGCCGCAATTCTCCTTTGGAGAGCGAAAAGGAGGCCGGGTTCCAATGA
- a CDS encoding biotin--[acetyl-CoA-carboxylase] ligase has product MNKRIIELLEQHEGSYLSGEALSKDLKVSRTAVWKQIKKLESLGYTIEASRRLGYRLAGKPSRLILPELLDKLRDTSFIQSVKLLDTVDSTQNIAQRLAEEGAPEGTLVIAEQQTSGRGRLGRSWVSPMGKGVWMSLVLRPDIPLQFASQLTLLTAVALCRGLKSLAPLEIGIKWPNDLLIGGKKISGILLESTAEEDRLRYVIAGIGISVNLEDEDYPAELRGAATSLRIVLGHPVDRAEVIAAFVSQFEQLYAAYRQSGFAPIQTLWEALSVTLHKPAKLITPGGTIEGTPIGLDERGALLVEQSDGIIVPVFSAEMGVPSE; this is encoded by the coding sequence ATGAATAAACGTATTATTGAACTGCTGGAGCAGCATGAAGGCAGCTATCTTTCCGGTGAAGCGCTCAGTAAGGACCTCAAAGTAAGCCGTACGGCAGTATGGAAGCAAATCAAAAAACTGGAATCGCTCGGCTACACGATCGAAGCGTCCCGCAGATTGGGCTATCGCCTGGCCGGTAAGCCGTCGAGGCTTATACTGCCGGAGCTTCTGGACAAGCTGCGCGATACATCCTTCATTCAGTCCGTCAAGCTGCTCGATACGGTAGATTCGACGCAAAATATTGCGCAGCGCCTTGCCGAAGAAGGAGCTCCCGAAGGAACGCTCGTAATTGCCGAGCAGCAGACAAGCGGTCGGGGCAGGTTGGGTCGAAGCTGGGTTTCGCCTATGGGCAAAGGCGTATGGATGAGCTTGGTGCTTCGTCCGGACATACCGCTGCAGTTTGCTTCGCAGCTGACGCTGCTGACGGCGGTTGCTTTGTGCCGCGGATTAAAATCGTTGGCACCTTTGGAAATCGGCATCAAATGGCCGAATGATTTGCTGATTGGCGGCAAAAAAATCAGCGGTATTTTATTGGAGTCTACCGCCGAGGAAGACAGGCTGCGATATGTGATAGCAGGAATCGGAATAAGCGTTAACCTTGAGGATGAAGACTATCCTGCCGAGCTGCGGGGAGCCGCCACTTCGCTTAGGATCGTTCTTGGCCATCCTGTAGACCGGGCCGAGGTTATCGCCGCTTTCGTCAGTCAATTCGAGCAGCTGTACGCCGCTTACCGGCAGAGCGGATTTGCACCCATTCAGACATTATGGGAAGCGTTATCGGTGACGTTGCATAAACCTGCAAAGCTCATAACGCCAGGCGGAACGATTGAAGGAACGCCTATCGGGTTGGACGAGAGAGGAGCGCTTCTCGTTGAGCAGAGTGACGGAATTATCGTTCCCGTATTCTCCGCCGAGATGGGAGTTCCGTCGGAATAA
- a CDS encoding CCA tRNA nucleotidyltransferase — protein MLLNKALTDALPVLQLLEQHGYEAVFVGGCVRDTVMERALKDVDIATSAPPDQVVTIFPHTIPTGLKHGTVTVIYEGRTYEVTTYRTESAYENFRRPVKVEYVSDLESDLLRRDFTINAMAMRADGSIIDPFGGQEDLTRGILRCVGDADARFQEDALRMVRAVRFAAEFRMRISIGTWRALRRHQGLLAHVAMERIGSEFDKMISGANPQRAAAWMAASGLLKHTKQPLPDALVRTADRKRKKMRCRTAACKRPDVSGVEGIAGLSDTDERWAALCLAIGMTHEESGELFDIIRFSSARSNRLQSVIRLHNHMGRPVIASLKRGNVEDGQLHRDWINVILQEGKSSSASWLRIMYAVPFLLDLAAMEMEKEYVPVDGQLSALLDKLSDELQSVQAASLKELAISGADVLRLLRKPAGPWLGQLLCDILRAVAFGDLPNDRNRLLQIVSDRRKCGGSGTF, from the coding sequence ATGCTTTTAAATAAGGCGCTGACTGATGCGCTCCCTGTGCTCCAGCTGCTGGAACAGCATGGATACGAAGCGGTTTTTGTCGGCGGCTGCGTCCGCGATACCGTTATGGAAAGGGCGCTGAAGGACGTGGATATCGCCACATCCGCTCCGCCCGATCAGGTTGTGACGATTTTCCCGCATACGATTCCGACCGGATTGAAGCACGGAACGGTAACCGTCATTTATGAGGGGCGGACATACGAAGTGACGACTTATCGCACGGAGTCCGCATATGAGAATTTTCGCAGGCCAGTCAAGGTCGAATATGTTTCCGATCTGGAATCAGACCTGCTCCGGCGGGATTTTACAATCAACGCTATGGCGATGCGTGCGGACGGATCGATCATCGATCCGTTCGGGGGCCAAGAGGACCTTACCCGGGGTATACTGCGCTGTGTAGGCGATGCGGATGCAAGGTTCCAGGAGGATGCGCTTCGGATGGTGCGGGCGGTCAGGTTTGCTGCCGAGTTTCGGATGCGGATCAGCATCGGTACGTGGAGAGCTTTGAGGCGCCATCAAGGACTGCTTGCGCACGTGGCAATGGAGCGGATCGGTTCGGAATTCGACAAAATGATAAGCGGAGCCAATCCGCAGCGGGCCGCGGCGTGGATGGCAGCAAGCGGACTGCTGAAGCATACGAAGCAGCCGCTGCCGGATGCGCTGGTCCGTACAGCAGACAGGAAGCGGAAGAAGATGCGCTGCAGAACAGCAGCATGTAAGCGTCCGGACGTATCGGGTGTGGAAGGCATAGCCGGTTTGAGCGACACCGACGAGCGCTGGGCGGCTCTATGTCTTGCGATAGGCATGACGCACGAAGAATCGGGAGAATTGTTCGATATTATCCGCTTCTCCTCCGCCCGCTCCAACCGCCTCCAGTCGGTGATCAGGCTCCACAATCATATGGGCAGGCCGGTTATCGCCAGCTTGAAGCGCGGAAATGTGGAGGATGGACAGCTTCATAGAGACTGGATTAACGTTATTTTGCAAGAAGGAAAGTCTTCCTCAGCTTCATGGCTGCGCATCATGTACGCTGTTCCATTCTTACTTGATCTTGCGGCAATGGAGATGGAGAAGGAATATGTACCTGTTGATGGGCAGCTGTCGGCTCTGTTAGACAAACTGTCGGATGAGCTTCAGTCAGTCCAGGCAGCGTCGCTCAAAGAGCTTGCGATTAGCGGCGCGGATGTGCTGCGGCTGCTGCGCAAACCGGCGGGACCATGGCTCGGGCAGCTTCTTTGCGACATTCTCCGCGCTGTTGCGTTCGGCGACTTGCCCAATGACAGAAATCGTTTACTGCAAATTGTGTCCGACCGGCGTAAGTGCGGCGGATCCGGTACATTCTAA
- the bshA gene encoding N-acetyl-alpha-D-glucosaminyl L-malate synthase BshA yields the protein MVRRLKIGITCYPTLGGSGVVATELGKLLAEKGHEIHFITHSMPFRLGQFHKNIFYHEVEVNDYYVFRYPPYDLSLASKMAQVAKMQKLDLLHVHYAVPHAICAHLAKEMIGDGLRTVTTLHGTDITVLAQDETLKDLIRLAINRSDAVTAVSNDLIKETRELLEIDREIDLTYNFVDKRVYYPRDCASLKCDFVGKDEKILMHISNFRPVKRVGDVVDVFAKVSAEVPSRLLLVGEGPDLPKVQHKIRELGLEDRVHFLGKQDDVAHVISIADLMLLPSEKESFGLVALEAMACGVPTIGSFAGGIPELVAHGETGYLSPIGDTEDMAANAIRLLQDERLYRQFREACIYRAHTQFCNDLITAEYERIYYRVLGIEAEIPLPVCE from the coding sequence ATGGTAAGACGGTTGAAAATCGGTATCACCTGCTACCCGACATTGGGCGGTTCCGGCGTTGTAGCGACGGAGCTGGGGAAGCTGCTTGCGGAGAAAGGCCACGAGATTCATTTCATAACTCACAGTATGCCCTTCCGCCTCGGCCAATTTCATAAAAACATCTTCTATCACGAGGTAGAAGTGAACGATTATTACGTTTTCCGTTATCCGCCTTATGATTTATCGTTGGCCAGCAAAATGGCACAGGTAGCCAAAATGCAGAAGCTTGACCTGCTTCACGTGCATTATGCGGTTCCGCATGCCATCTGCGCACACCTGGCAAAGGAAATGATCGGGGACGGTTTGCGGACGGTAACAACATTGCACGGTACCGATATTACGGTGCTCGCGCAGGATGAAACGCTGAAAGACCTGATCCGTCTTGCCATTAACAGGAGCGATGCCGTTACCGCCGTCTCTAACGATTTGATCAAGGAAACGCGGGAGCTGCTGGAAATCGACCGGGAGATCGATTTAACGTATAACTTTGTTGATAAAAGAGTATATTACCCGCGGGATTGCGCCTCGCTGAAATGCGACTTTGTAGGCAAGGACGAGAAAATTTTAATGCACATTTCCAACTTCAGACCGGTGAAACGGGTCGGCGACGTCGTGGACGTCTTCGCGAAAGTGTCGGCGGAGGTGCCAAGCCGACTGCTGCTTGTCGGAGAAGGACCGGATCTTCCAAAGGTGCAGCATAAAATCCGCGAATTGGGTCTTGAGGACCGGGTGCATTTTCTCGGTAAGCAGGACGATGTGGCGCATGTCATATCGATAGCCGACTTGATGCTGCTCCCGTCCGAGAAGGAAAGCTTCGGGCTTGTGGCACTCGAAGCGATGGCATGCGGCGTTCCGACAATCGGTTCGTTCGCAGGCGGTATACCTGAGCTGGTCGCACATGGCGAGACCGGCTACCTCTCTCCGATCGGCGATACGGAAGATATGGCCGCTAACGCGATACGGCTCCTTCAAGACGAGCGTCTCTACCGCCAATTCAGAGAGGCCTGCATCTACCGGGCGCACACCCAGTTTTGCAACGATCTTATTACTGCCGAATACGAACGCATTTACTATAGAGTCCTTGGTATCGAGGCGGAAATTCCGCTTCCGGTATGTGAATAA
- the bshB1 gene encoding bacillithiol biosynthesis deacetylase BshB1 — protein sequence MTDILAFGAHPDDVEIGMGGTLAKHSHAGYRTAICDLTGAEMSSNGTVETRRQEAAEASAVLGLSGRSNLGLPDRGLTGSAEQIETVVREIRRLHPRIVFAPYWVDRHPDHIDCSRLVEAAVFNAKLRNYLPELPPVAVEQLYFYFINDSSEVSLIVDISEHYEQKLNALRAYRSQFAPVGQGENRVSTPLTDRYIERVEARDLLLGQTRGWAFAEGFAIKRPHRVSLF from the coding sequence ATGACGGATATCCTTGCTTTCGGTGCCCATCCCGACGATGTAGAGATCGGAATGGGCGGTACGCTGGCAAAACACTCGCATGCAGGCTATCGCACAGCGATCTGCGATTTGACTGGGGCCGAGATGTCTTCGAACGGCACCGTGGAAACGAGGCGGCAGGAAGCTGCCGAAGCGTCCGCGGTGCTTGGTTTATCCGGCCGTTCCAATCTGGGGCTTCCCGATCGCGGTCTTACAGGCTCTGCGGAGCAGATTGAGACGGTCGTTCGGGAAATCCGCCGCCTTCATCCGCGGATTGTATTTGCTCCCTATTGGGTTGACCGGCATCCCGATCATATTGATTGCAGCCGCCTGGTGGAAGCTGCGGTGTTCAACGCCAAGCTTCGCAATTACTTGCCGGAGCTGCCGCCGGTTGCGGTAGAGCAGCTGTATTTCTATTTTATCAATGACAGCAGCGAGGTATCGCTTATCGTAGATATTAGCGAGCATTATGAGCAAAAGCTGAACGCGCTCCGTGCATACCGTTCCCAGTTCGCCCCTGTGGGCCAAGGAGAGAACCGGGTGAGCACGCCGCTTACCGACCGTTATATCGAGCGCGTGGAAGCGCGCGATTTGCTGCTGGGCCAAACTCGCGGGTGGGCATTCGCCGAAGGATTTGCCATAAAGCGACCACATAGGGTAAGTTTATTCTAG
- a CDS encoding methylglyoxal synthase — protein MNIAFIAHDRKKEEMVNFVIAYEYVFQGHTLYSTGTTGTRIMEQTSLSIHRFMSGPLGGDQQIGALVAQNEMDLIIFLRDPLMAQPHEPDIIALLRLCDVQGIPVATNVATGELLVRALQRGDFAWRELVHKYKPGVQE, from the coding sequence ATGAACATTGCGTTTATAGCGCACGATCGGAAAAAAGAAGAGATGGTAAACTTTGTAATTGCCTATGAATATGTGTTTCAGGGCCATACGCTTTATTCCACAGGCACAACGGGAACGCGGATCATGGAACAAACAAGCTTATCCATCCACCGCTTTATGTCGGGGCCGCTCGGCGGAGACCAGCAGATCGGGGCGCTCGTCGCTCAGAATGAAATGGACTTGATTATTTTCCTGCGCGATCCGCTTATGGCGCAGCCCCACGAACCCGATATCATCGCCCTGCTCAGGCTTTGCGATGTGCAGGGCATTCCGGTCGCTACAAACGTAGCCACCGGCGAGCTGCTGGTCAGAGCGCTGCAGCGGGGGGATTTCGCCTGGCGCGAGCTGGTACATAAATATAAACCGGGAGTACAGGAGTAA
- the dapB gene encoding 4-hydroxy-tetrahydrodipicolinate reductase, translated as MTELIKVVVTGAAGRMGREVVKMVLQDEQMQLAAAVGPSSGPVDAGTLVGLEPCGVLVTPDLETALSNAKADVLVDFTVPHAAYGNTTAAIMHGVRPVIGTTGITPEQIEELDKLCQSRGIGGLIAPNFSIGAILMMKFAAQASKYLPHVEIIEYHGDQKLDAPSGTSVKTAELISEVREELRQGNPQEKETIEGSRGGYYNGFRIHSVRLPGVFAQQEVIFGGFGQTLKIRHDSYDRAGYMPGVSVAVKKVMTYTGLIYGFEHLMD; from the coding sequence TTGACGGAATTGATTAAAGTAGTGGTAACGGGAGCAGCCGGCCGGATGGGCCGGGAGGTTGTGAAAATGGTACTACAGGACGAACAGATGCAACTTGCGGCTGCCGTTGGTCCTTCCTCAGGTCCGGTCGATGCGGGAACGCTCGTCGGACTTGAGCCTTGCGGCGTACTTGTCACGCCGGATCTGGAGACGGCGCTGTCAAACGCGAAAGCGGATGTTCTTGTCGATTTCACAGTACCCCATGCCGCTTATGGAAATACGACTGCGGCAATTATGCATGGCGTTCGTCCGGTTATCGGGACAACGGGAATTACCCCGGAACAAATAGAAGAGCTGGACAAGCTGTGTCAAAGCCGCGGCATAGGCGGCCTTATTGCGCCCAATTTCTCGATCGGCGCGATTCTGATGATGAAATTTGCCGCACAGGCTTCCAAATACTTGCCTCATGTCGAAATTATCGAATACCACGGAGATCAAAAGCTGGATGCCCCTTCCGGGACATCCGTCAAAACGGCGGAGCTTATTTCCGAGGTGCGGGAAGAATTGCGTCAGGGGAACCCTCAGGAAAAAGAGACGATCGAAGGATCGCGCGGCGGCTATTATAATGGGTTTCGCATACATAGCGTCCGTTTGCCGGGCGTGTTCGCCCAGCAGGAAGTGATCTTCGGCGGCTTCGGCCAAACACTCAAAATCCGTCATGATTCCTATGACCGTGCCGGTTATATGCCGGGCGTCAGCGTTGCGGTCAAGAAAGTCATGACTTATACGGGCCTTATCTATGGATTCGAGCATTTAATGGATTAA
- a CDS encoding tetratricopeptide repeat protein, with amino-acid sequence MDGESSVKKAYEAILGGDFEQAIARFEEAIALEPANSAAYYKCSITCARSGKWQKAVFYAEKAVELDPGQEEYRFHLQTVQSKQLTIEAEACLAHNPAETENALEMLLEASRLDPLNMEALLLLGAAYASLNRYEEAAVHAREATRLNPEHSAARRLLADVNRKRRAVQAYGGKRRIQKRNR; translated from the coding sequence ATGGACGGAGAGAGCAGTGTGAAAAAAGCTTACGAAGCCATCCTTGGCGGCGATTTCGAGCAAGCCATTGCGCGTTTCGAAGAGGCGATTGCGCTCGAGCCTGCCAACTCGGCGGCTTATTACAAATGTTCGATTACATGCGCAAGAAGCGGGAAATGGCAAAAAGCGGTGTTTTATGCGGAGAAAGCCGTAGAGCTCGATCCTGGACAGGAAGAATATCGTTTCCACTTGCAGACGGTTCAGTCGAAACAGCTGACTATCGAGGCAGAGGCCTGTTTGGCGCATAATCCAGCGGAGACCGAGAACGCGCTTGAAATGCTGCTGGAAGCCTCGCGGCTCGATCCGTTGAACATGGAGGCGCTGCTGCTTCTTGGAGCCGCATATGCGTCTTTGAACCGTTACGAGGAAGCTGCCGTTCACGCGCGGGAGGCAACAAGGCTGAATCCCGAGCACTCCGCAGCACGCCGGTTATTGGCTGATGTCAATCGTAAAAGGCGTGCGGTTCAGGCTTACGGCGGCAAACGAAGAATACAAAAAAGGAACAGGTGA